A single window of Plasmodium reichenowi strain SY57 chromosome 14, whole genome shotgun sequence DNA harbors:
- a CDS encoding hypothetical protein (conserved Plasmodium protein, unknown function), with the protein MIRKKNEITKIGAAVKDPTNAKIYTKENKINNVNNNKPIGNKKKKNKKKKVPKDKIQKEEHVEITEKKELVENYKINTYDESGNKLLSHIVLYIKLREEEKLNELLQKYYKDKYIPLFYIECDIDVCIYNIFFTLSNSNGLLYMDSKNDYMLLKKKQSIYFYNILNCKCLNTILYYLKEFFKDYKMDDFENVCETLQLTYFFFFLLWKDTYELYNNIIKRFCLDTFKIISMFKYYLYEKYISYKNKCILNKFVLLKKIESENYHNDFFSFENKVICNLSYKNEIIFEHLNIKIYSPVNLEKKYFISILIKNKSYEYIKDMLFLDLFQVHIITNSNMNNKEKLINTPNDISNICHNTMCSDKDGTIISPLNIKDSSDVLLLKDYKKSVFQSEEKNNNFKYEYIIEMPHYIYDNDDIDVCFIEFKNKIKYRHLCEAEILLHTKNETLFVNPNMIKTYNGMDTNEYKEENKREEYFISSNLEEMNILSTHGEYKQDILAKMNDDICFDTKVGENKVMHMGKSYENLENTNKKNNNNIYNNNINNNGYIHTPKDLNLNDEYESNLLYMECLINNNEINIWRVQNTKFKLNNKTYLKIHSKRIGNYYIDLNNIKNIPYQNWSIEFMDNIIIIKIINKMNIEFEFHITRDGILLIDNKIDILKDLYNILFDVPMLLLLMKKKGINFLVTNIEIQKMMSEKYFVENDETEQNIIHDILLCFKFMNFYSSNENLDNSKTIIKIKIHETSIMDKLGGILNEPIDIIYEKTHCKISITERNEYQKKLKKYLTKHKSLLFCLFELCEYIYLFLDKKEKIIENNKHEKNIQDREDDNQEDNKNDIKNFQSLLINIFNYNNIKKIKNVIKENDNNNNCTIPNENINILDDQYNDILKFNEMAYHFYLFLKLTKMVLLTNIYK; encoded by the exons atgataagaaaaaaaaatgaaattacTAAAATAGGTGCTGCGGTTAAAGATCCAACCAATGCAAAAATTTACACAAAAgagaataaaataaacaatgtaaataataataaaccAATTGGtaataagaagaaaaaaaataaaaagaaaaaggtACCAAAAGATAAGATCCAAAAAGAAGAACATGTCGAAATAactgaaaaaaaagaactagtagaaaattataaaataaatacatatgatGAAAGTGgtaataaattattaagtcatattgtattatatataaaattaagagaagaagaaaaattaaatgaattgCTACAAAAGTATTATAAGGATAAATACATTCccttattttatattgaATGTGATATAgatgtatgtatttataacatttttttcacGTTATCCAATTCTAATggtttattatatatggatagtaaaaatgattacatgttgttaaaaaaaaaacaatccatttacttttataacatattaaatTGCAAATGTTTAAACactatattatattacttGAAAGAATTTTTTAAGGATTATAAAATGGATGATTTTGAAAATGTTTGTGAAACCTTACAGTTAActtatttctttttctttcttttatGGAAAGATACgtatgaattatataacaatataataaaaaggtTTTGTTTAGatacatttaaaattatatctatgtttaaatattatttatatgaaaaatatataagctacaaaaataaatgtatcttaaataaatttgtgttattaaaaaaaatagagagtgaaaattatcataatgattttttttcatttgaaAACAAAGTAATTTGTAATTTATCTTATAAGAATGAAATCATATTTGAACATTTGAATATCAAGATATATTCTCCTGTAAATTTGGAGAAAAAGTATTTTATAAGTAtacttataaaaaataagtcctatgaatatataaaggaTATGTTATTTTTGGATTTATTCCAAGTgcatataataacaaattctaatatgaataataaagaaaaattaattaatacACCGAATGATATATCAAATATTTGTCATAACACAATGTGTAGTGATAAGGATGGGACTATAATATCACCACTTAATATAAAGGATAGTTCAGATgtgttattattaaaagattataaaaaaagtgtATTTCAATCAGAggaaaagaataataattttaaatatgaatacaTTATTGAAATGCCTCACTATATTTATGACAATGATGACATAGATGTATGTTTTATTGAAtttaagaataaaataaagtatAGGCATTTGTGTGAAGCAGAAATTTTGTTGCACACAAAAAATGAAACATTATTTGTTAACCctaatatgataaaaacATACAATGGAATGGATacaaatgaatataaagaagaaaataaaagagaggaatatttcatttcatCAAATCTGGAAGAAATGAATATTCTTAGTACTCATGGAGAATATAAACAAGATATTTTAGCAAAAATGAATGATGATATTTGCTTTGATACAAAAGTGGGTGAAAATAAAGTGATGCACATGGGGAAATCTTATGAAAATTTGGAAAATAccaataaaaaaaataataataatatttataataataatattaataataatggtTATATACATACTCCCAAGGATTTAAATCTAAATGATGAATATGAATCAAACCTCTTATATATGGAATgtttaattaataataatgaaataaatatttggAGGGTTCAAAATACAAAATtcaaattaaataataaaacatatttaaaaatacattcGAAAAGAATAGGAAATTACTATATtgatttaaataatattaaaaatattcctTATCAAAATTGGAGTATTGAATTTATggataatattataattataaaaataataaataaaatgaatatagAATTTGAATTTCATATAACGCGTGATGGTATATTACTTATAGATAACAAGAtagatattttaaaagatttatataatatccTTTTCGATGTACCCATGttacttttattaatgaaaaaaaagggaATAAACTTTTTGGTTACTAATATAGAAATACAGAAAATGATGAGcgaaaaatattttgtagaaaatgatgaaacggagcaaaatataattcatgatattttattatgtttcaaatttatgaatttttattcatCTAATGAAAACTTAGATAACTCAAAAAcgataataaaaattaagaTACATGAAACAAGTATTATGGACAAATTAGGGGGGATATTAAATGAGCCtatagatataatatatgaaaagaCACACTGCAA AATTTCCATTACTGAACGGAATGAATATCAAAAGAAGCttaagaaatatttaacAAAACATAAgtctttattattttgcCTATTCGAATTATGtgaatacatatatttgtttcttgataaaaaagaaaaaataattgaaaataataaacacgaaaaaaatatacaagaTCGAGAAGATGATAATCAAGAAGATAacaaaaatgatataaaaaattttcaaagtttattaattaatatatttaattataacaacat